ATTTTTTCTTTAAATACTTGGTTTTCTATTAAATTTTGCTCTTGAACTTCTATATCGAAATTTTCATCTAAATCACTTGGATATCGTATTTTAAAATTTTCTTCTTTTGGAATTTCAACATTTAAATCAGGGAAAGAACTTTCATATTCAGGATGTTTAGGATTGTGATTTAATTTGTTGATTACTCTTAATCTTCCTTGGTCTCTTATTTTCTCTATTAAAGCATGTATAAATAATTTCGAAGACTCAATTGTTTTTTTCAGTTTTTTAACGTATTCAACTAAACTATCAATTTTTTCATCTACTTTTCTTGTAGATTCATCTTTTGAAGATCCAACAATAAACTCATAACCTGCATCAAAAATTTTTTTAAAGGTAGTACCATTAAATAAATCTATAGCGGCATTTTTAATCATATTATAAGCTGCAGATATTTTTTCTTTTAATTGATTAATTATATATTCGCTTATATCTTTTAAATTTAATTTTTTAATTGTTTCTTTAACTAATTCTAATAAAGCATAAAAAGTATTTGGGAAAAAGTCTAAAATAGATTGAATAATTGATTTAAAATCGGTTTCATAAGAGGTTTGAGAAGGGGATTCAGAAGCAGTTTTTTTTTCAAAGAATTTTCAGTATCTAATTCATTAATTTTATTAGTATTAATTTCATTGTTTTGTTTTTTTTGTTCTATTACTTTTTTTTCTACAGCCTCTAGTTGTGACAAATATTTATTATATAATTCTTCTAACTTAATTAAGTTTTTTTCAGTTTCAGAGTAAGAAATTGTAACTTTACTACCGTTTTTGTTATCTTTATTTTTATTTTTGTTTTCGATATTTTCAATTATTTCTTTACGAATACGTTCAATCTCTTTAGGATCTATTTTAATTTCTGATTTATTATTGTGTTCTAAATACATTGGATTTAATTTATCAACTAGATTAATATTAGATGACATAATTTTTTTTCCTTTTTTAAAACTATTTAAACTATAAACTTGTTTAAGTAAAAATATTTTTATTAATCTTTAAAAACATTTTTTAAAAATTAACAAAAAATAAATTTATTTTAATTTAATATTTTTTATTTTTAATATACATATAAAAAATAAAAAATTGTTATTTAGTATATTCTAAATCTATTTTTAGAAAAGTCAATTATTAATAATAAAAAATAAAAATATTATGAATATATATTTAATTATAAAAAGTAAAAATACAAGAATACAAAAAATAATTAATGAACACAATATCAATCATGATGAAAACGCTTCTATGGCTTTGATAATAGATAAAAATACATTATCATTATATAATCGTTTAAAACCTCATGAAAAAATTATTAAAGTCGATTTTTTATCTAAACAAAATAATTATAGATGTTTGAAATTTAAAAAAAAAAATGAAGCACTTTATAAAGCATTAGGAATTAAAAATAATTATTTCCCTTCTGTTATAGACGCAACAGCAGGATTCGGAAGAGATGCATTTTTAATTTCTTTTTGGGGTTGTCATGTTATTATGATTGAGCGACATCCAATAATTGCTGCTTTATTAAAAGATGGTTTACAACGGGCATATAAAAGCGAAAAAATTGGAAATTGGTTACAAAAAAGATTACATTTAATGTTTTATGATAGTTTTAAAATGTTTCAAATGCCAATTTTACAACCAGATATTATTTATTTAGATCCAATGTATCCAATAAATAAAAAAAAAGCATTGCCTAAAAAAAATATGCAACTTTTACGAAATATCATAGAAAATAATAATGATGATGAGAATCTACTAAATATTTCTAGAAAAATAGCAAAAAAAAGAATTATTGTCAAAAGACCTTTTTATGCTAAATCTTTATCTAAAGAAAAATTAGAGTTTTCAATAAGTAATAAAAAAAATCGTTTTGATATATATTTACCTTTTAAATCAAAATAGGAGTACAACTTAATAAAAATGTACTCCTATTTAAAATTATAATTGAGATTTTATTTATTGTATTAAAAATAATGCTATCCAATATAAGAAACTAGAAAGTAAAATAGAAATAGGTAAAGTTAATATCCATGCAATAATAATATGTTTTACAGTACTGTTTTGAATTCGATCTCCATCAGCTAACATTGAACCTGCTACTGATGAAGATAAAATATGTGTTGTAGAAACAGGTATTCCTGTATAACTAGCTATTCCAATAGAAAAAGCAGCAGTTGTTTGAGCGGACATAGCCTGTGCATATGTCATTCTTCTTTTTCCTATTTTTTCACCAATAGTTACAACAATACGTTTCCAACCAAACATTGTACCTATAGATAAAGCAAATGCAATCATTAGTATCATACCAATTGGTGCATATTCTACAGTTTTAAGTATTTCTTTTTTAATTTTATATAAAATAATTTTTTCATTTTTATTAATATTAAAATTAGTTATTTGATCAATATTTTCAGAAATACAAAGTAAAAAATGACGTAATTGGAATCGTTGCTTTATATTTAATGTTTTATAATTATATACATTATGTAATAAAATTTGAGTTTTTTTTGCATTCTTCATTATATTAGAATAATTGAAGTATAATTTTTTATTATTATCGTTTTTTTTAATGTTTTTTAAAAAATTATCTGAATAATATTTTTGTAAATAATTAATTGATTTTTTTGTATAAATAATTTCCTTTTTAGAAGCATTTAGATTTACTAAAAAGTTAGCTGGAACAATACTAATTAAAACAAGCATGATAAGTCCAATTCCTTTTTGTCCATCATTTGCTCCGTGTGCGTAACTAACTCCTATAGACGATAAAATCAATGCTATTCTAATTGAAAGTGGAGGGCTTTTTTTTCCTTTATTTTTTTCACGTTCTAACGGGTTCATATGAATTTGATTGAATTTTTTATATTTATTTGTAATATACCGCAACAAAAACATTAAAATTCCAGAAATTATTAATCCTATAATAGGAGATAAAATTAACGATATAAAAACGTTTAAAATTTTAGGTATATTTAATGCATTTACTAAAGAAGAACCTGTGGTAATTGCATTAGTTAAACCAATCCCAATAATTGCGCCGATAAGAGAATGTGAACTAGATGCAGGTAAAGAAAAATACCAAGTAGATAAATTCCATAAAATAGCAGCAAGTAAAATAGAAAAAACCATCGCAAGTGCATGTTGAGAATTACTATTTAATAGTAAATCGTTAGGTAATAAATGAACAATAGCATATGCTACTGTTAAACCCCCAAGTAAAACACCTAAAAAATTAAATATACCAGATATTAAAACCGCAATATTTGCAGACATAGCTCTAGTATAAATTAAAGTAGAAACAGCGTTTGCTGTATCATGAAAACCATTAATAGCTTCATAAAATAAAACAAAAAATAAAGCTAAAAAAATAAATAAACTATGATTCAAGTCAGAATAAGAAAATAAATATAGCATAATATTTTAGCCATTTTGATGAATTGAACTAAGTTTATTATCCTTGAGAAACTACCTTTTAGGAAAGTAAAATATAATAATTTTTTTTAAAAAATATTTTATTTAATTAAGTTGTTTTAATTTTACAGACAAAAATATTCCATAAATCAAAACAATTGTCATAAAAATTGAAATTCCAAACCATTTCGAATACAACCAAAAAAACCCACCAAATGTTCCAAATACACTAGAACCTGAATAATAAAAAAATAAATATAAAGAAGTAGCTTGTACTTTTGAAAACTTTGCATATGAACTAACCCAGCTACTGGCAATTGAATGAGATGCAAAAAATCCTCCTGAAAAAATTATCAATCCTAAAATAATCATGATAATGTGGTTAAACTGGGTAATAATTAAACCTAAAATCATTAATAATAATGATATTATTAATATGTTTCCTTTATTATATTTGCTCGTTAAAATTCCAGCTTTAGGAGAACTATAAACTCCAGTTAAATATATAATAGACAATAATCCTATGCTTGAGGAACTAAATAAAAATGGTTTTAATATTAATCGATATCCAATATAGTTAAAGATAGTAACAAAGCTTCCCATTAATAAAAAACCTATCATATAAAGAATAAATAGTATTGGGTTTTTTAAATGTGAATAAAAATTATTTAAAAATTTTTTATAATTAATTGGAATTGGATAAAAATTTTTTGAAGGGGGTAAAAGATATATAAATAAAAAAGATGATATTAAAGAAAAACAACCAGTGATAAATAATGCAGTATTCCATGAAAAATATTCTGCTACAATACTACTAAGGATTCTTCCAAAACATCCGCCTACAGTATTTCCACTAATATATAATCCAATACAAAATGATAGTGAATGAAAATGAATTTCTTCCACTATATATGTCATTCCAATTGCAACAACTCCACTTAAAGATAATCCTATCAAAGCACGAAGAAAAATTATAATTTTCCAATGCTCTACAATAGAACACAAAATTGTTAAAATTGATGCAATTAATAAAGATGTAGACATAATTAATTTTCGACCAATGACATCTGATAAAATTCCCGTAAACAATGTTCCTACAGCCATAGTTGCAGTTGTGGCAGATAAAGATAAACTACTTTCAGTTGCAGTTAAAAAAAATTGTTTTGAAAATATTGGTAAAATTGATTGCACGCAATATAAAATAGAAAAACTAGAAAATCCTCCTAAAAAAAGAGATAAAATAATTTGATTAAATTCTTTTGTATTCTTCTTAATATATGTTTTTTTTTCAGTAATACTTTGATTTTTCAAAACTCTTAAAAACTCCTATAATTAATATTTTATATGTATATATAACCTTCATAAATATGTTTTGCTGGTCCTGTCATATATAAAGAATTTCCAAAACCTTTCCATTCAATGAACAAATTTCCACCTAATAACTCAACTTTTACATTATTAGAAAGAAGATTCTTTGCAACACCTACTGCAACTGCAGCACATGCACCGCTTCCGCAAGCTTTTGTTTCTCCTTCATTGCGTTCATGAACTCTTAATTTAATATGATCTTTTTTTAAAATTTGCATAAAACCTACATTTATCCCATTAGGAAAAATAAATTTTTTTTCTATTATTTCACTAATAGCTTTTACAGGTGCATATTTTATAGATTGCACTTGAATAACACAGTGAGGGTTACCAATTGAAACTAAACTACATAATAAGTTGTTATTAATAATTTTTACTGAAAAATTATGATTTTTTAATTTTTCAGAATTTATTATTGAGTTTAATTTAAAGATAGGTTCGTTCATATTTATTTCAATTATGTCTTTAGAAATAAAATTAATAATTATATTTTTTTTATTAGTGCTAAGATTTATTCTCTTTTTATTAGTTAAACCTTTTAATATTAAAAATAATCCAACACATCTAGCGCCGTTTCCACATTGTTCGACTTCATTTCCATTTGAATTAAAAATACGATAATGAAAATCAAATTTAGAATTATATGATTTTTCGATAAGTAATAATTGATCGAATCCTATTCCTGTATTTCGATTTGATAATTCTTTTATTTTTAATGAAGATACAACAAAATCTTGTGTAATTGATTCAATAACCATAAAATCATTACCTAAACCATGCATTTTAGAAAAATTAATTTTTTTTCTGTTGTTAATGTTTAAGTGCATTTAAAATCCCAAATAGTTTGTAATTTTATATAAAAGTTTTTAAGTTAAATAAAATTATACAGATTTTATTTATTTGTAAAAATTAATTAAATAAATTTTAGGAAATATTCATGAAAAATAAAATAATTTCTAACCAAAAAAATAATTTTTATAAACTAGTAAATGAATTATTTCTTAAAATTGAAGATAATTTAAATTTATATATTGATAAAATTGATTTTGATTATGAAATACAAGATTATATGATCACTATTACTTTTTCAAACAAAAGCGTGATTATAATTAACAAACAAGAATTCTTACAGCAAATTTGGTTGGCTACAAAATTAAATGCATATCATTTTAACTATCATGTAAATAAATGGGTTTGCAATCGTAGTAATAAAAGTTTTTGGGAAATATTCCAAAAATCTTTTTCTATGCAATCTAATACAAGTTTAAAGTTTGATAATATTTAAAAATTTTTAAATATATCATCAATAATTACATATTTTATTATGATTTTATAATGATTTTTGAAAAAATATTTTATACTAAATATGAATAGTAATATGAAAAAAAAAATATTAAGAATTGCTACTAGAAAAAGTCCTTTAGCTTTAAAACAAACTAAATATGTTGAAAAAAAAATATTATCTTTATATCCTGATCTAAATATACAATTAGTACCTATAGTTACACATGGAGATAATATTTTAAATAAATCACTTTCTAAAATTGGAGGAAAAGGACTTTTTATAAAAGAATTAGAATTTGCTCTACTTGAAAATAGAGCGGATATTGCAATACATTCAATGAAAGATCTTCCTGTGCATATTACTAAAGAGTTATGTTTAGTTAGTATATGTAAAAGAGGGAATCCATTGGACTCATTAATTTCTAATCATTATAAATCTATCAATCAATTACCTAAGGGAGCAGTAGTTGGAACATCAAGTTTAAGAAGACAGTGTCAATTAATAACTTATCGACCAGATTTAATTGTTTCTCCTTTAAGAGGAAATATAGAAACAAGAATAGCTAAGTTAGATCAGGGTAAATATGATGCAATAATTTTGGCAGCCGAGGGATTGAATAGGTTAAGTCTAAAACATCGGATTACTCAAATTATACCTGCTGAATTATCACTTCCTTCGTGTGGACAGGGCGCTATTGGAATACAATCCAGGTTACACGATAAAAAAATATTATTTTTTTTATCACGTTTAAATCATATTAATACTTTTATTGAAATAAGTACAGAACGTGCATTTTGCAAAAATTTAGAAGCAGGATGCCAAATTCCAATTGGAAGTTATGCAGTTCTTAAAAAAAATAAAATTTGGCTTAGAGGTTTGGTTGGTTCGCCTGATGGAGCAGTTATATTAAAAGGAGAAAGAACAGGATGGTATGATACTGCAGAAGAAATGGCATACTCTTTAGCCAATGAATTGCTTGATAATGGCGCTCGAAAAATTCTTGATGATATTTATACTAAATAATTGAATTAAAAATGAAAATATTAGTGATGCGACCTTCTCCTGAAGGCGAAAAATTAGTAAATATACTAAATGATATAGGAATTTTATCTTGGCATTTTTCTTTGTTTGATTTTTTACCTAGTACAAGTTCAATTAGTTTATCAAAAAAAATTTATAAATTATATATATCAGATATAATTCTTATTTTTTCTAAAAAATCTGTTTATTATACAAATTTATATCTAAATCAAAATAATTTGCATTGGCCTATTATTCCAGATTATTACACAATTGGTAAAGGTACAGCAATATTTCTTAAAAAATATGTTAAAAAAAAATTTTATTTCCAGAAAATGAAGAAAATAGTGAAGCTTTATTAAAGCTTTTACATAAAAAAGATATTAGTAAATCTAAAATAATTTTATTAAAAGGAGAAAATGGCAGGAAATTAGTAGAAAAAAACTTAAGAAAAAATAATTTTAATATATCTATTATAGAATGTTATAAAAAAATTTTTAAAAACATAAATAATCATTCAGAAATAAAAAAATGGCGTTCTTATGGAATAAATACGTTAATAGTAACTAGTGGTGAAATTTTAAATAGATTAAATGAAACAATTGATATTTTAAACAAAAATGAATGGTTATTTAAATGTAAAATATTTGTCGTAGGGAAACGATTAAGTCAAATAGCTAAAAAAATAGGATGGAAGGATATTATTATATCTAATTATGCTGATAATAAAAATTTACTAAAAATTGTTAAAAAATATAATTAAATTTTATTCGGCGAAAGAGGATTTGAACCTCTGACCTACTGGTCCCAAACCAGTTGCGCTACCAAGCTGCGCTATTCGCCGTTTTAAGTGTTTGGGGTGGCTAATGGGACTTGAACCCATGACCACTGGAATCACAATCCAGCACTCTACCAACTGAGCTATAGCCACCAAAATAAAATGATTTTTATCTTAATAAGTGCGCTCGACAGGATTTGAACCTGGTACCTCTATCTCCGGAAGATAGTGCTCTATCCAAATGAGCTACGAGCGCATTTATAAGATATGGATTAAATTTTATGATTAATCATTGTTATTGTCCAGCTTTTTTTATAAAAAATTTTAAGATTAAAAAATTATTTTTTAAATTATATTAGTATTATTAATATTAATATTCTAAGAACGTTTCATCATATCAAAAAATTCGTCATTAGTTTTAGTCATAGACAATTTATTTAATAAGAACTCCATTGCGTCTATTTCACTCATAGGATGAATAATTTTTCTTAGTATCCACATTTTTTGAAGCTCATCTGGCAAGGTTAATAATTCTTCTTTTCTAGTTCCAGATCTATTATAATCAATAGCTGGAAAAACACGTTTTTCTGCTATTTTTCTAGATAACGGCAACTCCATATTACCTGTACCCTTAAATTCTTCGTAAATTACTTCATCCATTTTTGACCCTGTATCAACTAATGCAGTTGCAATTATTGTTAAACTACCACCTTCTTCAACATTTCGAGCAGCACCAAAAAATCGTTTTGGTCTATGTAATGCATTGGCATCAACTCCTCCTGTTAATACTTTTCCTGAAGCTGGCACAACAGTATTATAAGCACGTGCTAAACGAGTAATGGAATCAAGTAATATAATGACATCTTTTTTGTGCTCAACTAATCTTTTAGCTTTTTCAATAACCATTTCTGCTACTTGTACATGTCTTGATGCAGGTTCATCAAAAGTAGAAGCAACAACTTCACCTTTAACTAATCGTTGCATTTCCGTAACTTCTTCTGGTCGCTCATCAATTAACAAAACCATTAAAACACAATCTGGATGATTATAAGCTATACTTTGTGCTATGTTTTGTAGTAATATTGTTTTCCCTGCTTTTGGGGGTGCTACAATTAAACCTCTTTGACCTCTTCCTATAGGTGAAGCTAAATCTAATACTCTTGCAGTTAGGTCTTCTGTTGAACCGTTTCCTCTTTCCATTCTTAGTCGAGAATTAGCATGTAAAGGTGTTAAATTTTCAAACAAAATTTTACTTCTTGCATTTTCAGGTTTATCATAATTAACTTCATTAACTTTTAATAAAGCAAAATATCTTTCTCCTTCTTTAGGTGGTCTTATTTTTCCTGAAATAGTATCACCAGTTCTTAAATTAAATCTGCGAATTTGACTAGGTGAAACATATATATCATCAGGACCAGCTAAATAAGAGCTATCAGAAGAACGAAGAAATCCAAATCCATCTTGTAATATTTCTAAAACTCCATCTCCAAATATATCTTCTCCACTTTTTGCGTGTTGTTTTAAAATGGCAAAAATAATATCTTGTTTACGCATACGCGCTAAATTTTCCAACCCCATTTTTTCACCAAGAATAATTAATTCGGAAACTGGCATATTTTTAAGTGCGGTAAGATTCATAATGGTGGGTTCTTAGTAAAATCGGGGTAAATCTTGAAATGATAATTTTGACATAGTATTTATTTTTTTATTAATAAATTTTTTAAAA
This region of Buchnera aphidicola (Aphis craccivora) genomic DNA includes:
- a CDS encoding class I SAM-dependent methyltransferase, with the translated sequence MNIYLIIKSKNTRIQKIINEHNINHDENASMALIIDKNTLSLYNRLKPHEKIIKVDFLSKQNNYRCLKFKKKNEALYKALGIKNNYFPSVIDATAGFGRDAFLISFWGCHVIMIERHPIIAALLKDGLQRAYKSEKIGNWLQKRLHLMFYDSFKMFQMPILQPDIIYLDPMYPINKKKALPKKNMQLLRNIIENNNDDENLLNISRKIAKKRIIVKRPFYAKSLSKEKLEFSISNKKNRFDIYLPFKSK
- a CDS encoding inorganic phosphate transporter, with translation MLYLFSYSDLNHSLFIFLALFFVLFYEAINGFHDTANAVSTLIYTRAMSANIAVLISGIFNFLGVLLGGLTVAYAIVHLLPNDLLLNSNSQHALAMVFSILLAAILWNLSTWYFSLPASSSHSLIGAIIGIGLTNAITTGSSLVNALNIPKILNVFISLILSPIIGLIISGILMFLLRYITNKYKKFNQIHMNPLEREKNKGKKSPPLSIRIALILSSIGVSYAHGANDGQKGIGLIMLVLISIVPANFLVNLNASKKEIIYTKKSINYLQKYYSDNFLKNIKKNDNNKKLYFNYSNIMKNAKKTQILLHNVYNYKTLNIKQRFQLRHFLLCISENIDQITNFNINKNEKIILYKIKKEILKTVEYAPIGMILMIAFALSIGTMFGWKRIVVTIGEKIGKRRMTYAQAMSAQTTAAFSIGIASYTGIPVSTTHILSSSVAGSMLADGDRIQNSTVKHIIIAWILTLPISILLSSFLYWIALFLIQ
- a CDS encoding MFS transporter yields the protein MKNQSITEKKTYIKKNTKEFNQIILSLFLGGFSSFSILYCVQSILPIFSKQFFLTATESSLSLSATTATMAVGTLFTGILSDVIGRKLIMSTSLLIASILTILCSIVEHWKIIIFLRALIGLSLSGVVAIGMTYIVEEIHFHSLSFCIGLYISGNTVGGCFGRILSSIVAEYFSWNTALFITGCFSLISSFLFIYLLPPSKNFYPIPINYKKFLNNFYSHLKNPILFILYMIGFLLMGSFVTIFNYIGYRLILKPFLFSSSSIGLLSIIYLTGVYSSPKAGILTSKYNKGNILIISLLLMILGLIITQFNHIIMIILGLIIFSGGFFASHSIASSWVSSYAKFSKVQATSLYLFFYYSGSSVFGTFGGFFWLYSKWFGISIFMTIVLIYGIFLSVKLKQLN
- the dapF gene encoding diaminopimelate epimerase, which encodes MHLNINNRKKINFSKMHGLGNDFMVIESITQDFVVSSLKIKELSNRNTGIGFDQLLLIEKSYNSKFDFHYRIFNSNGNEVEQCGNGARCVGLFLILKGLTNKKRINLSTNKKNIIINFISKDIIEINMNEPIFKLNSIINSEKLKNHNFSVKIINNNLLCSLVSIGNPHCVIQVQSIKYAPVKAISEIIEKKFIFPNGINVGFMQILKKDHIKLRVHERNEGETKACGSGACAAVAVGVAKNLLSNNVKVELLGGNLFIEWKGFGNSLYMTGPAKHIYEGYIYI
- the cyaY gene encoding iron donor protein CyaY, which translates into the protein MKNKIISNQKNNFYKLVNELFLKIEDNLNLYIDKIDFDYEIQDYMITITFSNKSVIIINKQEFLQQIWLATKLNAYHFNYHVNKWVCNRSNKSFWEIFQKSFSMQSNTSLKFDNI
- the hemC gene encoding hydroxymethylbilane synthase gives rise to the protein MKKKILRIATRKSPLALKQTKYVEKKILSLYPDLNIQLVPIVTHGDNILNKSLSKIGGKGLFIKELEFALLENRADIAIHSMKDLPVHITKELCLVSICKRGNPLDSLISNHYKSINQLPKGAVVGTSSLRRQCQLITYRPDLIVSPLRGNIETRIAKLDQGKYDAIILAAEGLNRLSLKHRITQIIPAELSLPSCGQGAIGIQSRLHDKKILFFLSRLNHINTFIEISTERAFCKNLEAGCQIPIGSYAVLKKNKIWLRGLVGSPDGAVILKGERTGWYDTAEEMAYSLANELLDNGARKILDDIYTK
- a CDS encoding uroporphyrinogen-III synthase; this translates as MKILVMRPSPEGEKLVNILNDIGILSWHFSLFDFLPSTSSISLSKKIYKLYISDIILIFSKKSVYYTNLYLNQNNLHWPIIPDYYTIGKGTAIFLKKYVKKKFYFQKMKKIVKLY
- a CDS encoding uroporphyrinogen-III synthase, producing MLFPENEENSEALLKLLHKKDISKSKIILLKGENGRKLVEKNLRKNNFNISIIECYKKIFKNINNHSEIKKWRSYGINTLIVTSGEILNRLNETIDILNKNEWLFKCKIFVVGKRLSQIAKKIGWKDIIISNYADNKNLLKIVKKYN
- the rho gene encoding transcription termination factor Rho, whose translation is MNLTALKNMPVSELIILGEKMGLENLARMRKQDIIFAILKQHAKSGEDIFGDGVLEILQDGFGFLRSSDSSYLAGPDDIYVSPSQIRRFNLRTGDTISGKIRPPKEGERYFALLKVNEVNYDKPENARSKILFENLTPLHANSRLRMERGNGSTEDLTARVLDLASPIGRGQRGLIVAPPKAGKTILLQNIAQSIAYNHPDCVLMVLLIDERPEEVTEMQRLVKGEVVASTFDEPASRHVQVAEMVIEKAKRLVEHKKDVIILLDSITRLARAYNTVVPASGKVLTGGVDANALHRPKRFFGAARNVEEGGSLTIIATALVDTGSKMDEVIYEEFKGTGNMELPLSRKIAEKRVFPAIDYNRSGTRKEELLTLPDELQKMWILRKIIHPMSEIDAMEFLLNKLSMTKTNDEFFDMMKRS